In Manis pentadactyla isolate mManPen7 chromosome 3, mManPen7.hap1, whole genome shotgun sequence, a single window of DNA contains:
- the COLEC10 gene encoding collectin-10 — MPGFGAPLRRNQFIFLVLFLLHIQSLGLDIDSRPTTEVCATHTIAPGPKGDDGEKGDPGEEGKHGKVGRMGPKGIKGDLGDIGDQGNIGKTGPIGKKGDKGEKGLPGITGGKGKAGTVCDCGRYRKVVGQLDISVARLKTSMKFIKNVIAGIRETEEKFYYIVQEEKNYRESLTHCRIRGGMLAMPKDEAANTLIADYVAKSGFFRVFIGLNDLEKEGQYVFTDNTPLQNYSNWKDGEPSDPLGHEDCVEMLSSGRWNDTECHLTMYFVCEFLKKKK; from the exons ATGCCTGGCTTTGGAGCCCCACTTCGAAGGAACCAGTTCATCTTCCTGGTGCTCTTTCTTTTGCACATTCAGAGTCTGGGTCTGGACATCGATAGTCGTCCTACCACTGAAGTCTGTGCCACACACACAATTGCACCAGGACCCAAAg GAGATGATGGTGAAAAAGGAGatccaggagaggagggaaagCATGGCAAAGTGGGGCGCATGGGGCCAAAAG GAATTAAAGGAGATCTAGGTGACATAGGAGACCAGGGCAACATTGGCAAGACCGGGCCTATTGGCAAGAAGG GTGACAAAGGGGAAAAGGGTTTGCCTGGGATAACCGGAGGAAAGGGCAAAGCAG gtACTGTATGTGATTGTGGAAGATACCGGAAAGTTGTGGGACAACTGGACATTAGTGTTGCTCGGCTTAAGACATCTATGAAGTTCATCAAGAATG TCATAGCAGGGATTAGGGAAACTGAAGAGAAATTCTACTACATCGTGCAGGAGGAGAAGAACTACCGGGAATCCCTGACCCACTGCCGGATCCGGGGGGGCATGTTAGCCATGCCGAAGGACGAGGCTGCCAACACCCTCATCGCTGACTACGTGGCCAAGAGCGGCTTCTTCCGGGTGTTCATCGGGTTGAATGATCTGGAGAAGGAGGGGCAGTACGTGTTCACGGACAACACTCCACTGCAGAACTACAGCAACTGGAAGGACGGGGAGCCCAGCGACCCCCTTGGTCACGAGGACTGCGTGGAAATGCTGAGCTCCGGCAGGTGGAATGACACCGAGTGCCATCTTACCATGTACTTTGTCTGTGAGTTTCTCAAGAAGAAAAAGTAA